The Oncorhynchus kisutch isolate 150728-3 linkage group LG14, Okis_V2, whole genome shotgun sequence genomic sequence GAGGAAAGGCTGCTGCAGTGCCCCATTAGGACCAGACTGGGGCAGGATGGATGTGGGGGTCCTCGAGGTCTGTACCGGGCCCTGGATGAACGCCGAGATCATCCCTGATTGGTTACCCACCGGGAACATCTGGCAGATGATTGGAGGGCTGGAGGTGGGTGGTGGGGAGAGGCGTGTAGGCAGGCTATTTTGTGGTTGGGTGTTAGCATGAAGGCGGGAGTGGCTCTCCTTACAGTGGATAGCCTGTGGCTCTTCGTTCTCAGTCTTGACCGCCTCTTTcttgcaggaggagaggagggcaggattGGGTGTGAAGGAGACCGATGGAGGTGTGACGCTCTGTTCagtctttgctgtgtgctgttGACAGACCATCAGCTCGGAAGTTCTGTGTTGCTTTGTGGGGGGCGCTGGAATGTGCTGGCAGAGGTGTGTGTCTGCGGTGTGGCGGATAACACTGGTTGCCATGGCTCTGCAGGGTGGCGGTGGTGGGGTCTTTCCGTTGGTTGGGGACCCCGAAATGGATGCCATGGGCATTTGTGGGACCCCACAGACCCTTACAGAGAGGCTGGAGCTGGGCCGGCTCAGAGGGGAGGTGATGGTGTGGATGGCAGTGGTAGAGGTCTCAGCAAAGCTGGGGCTGTGAGGGGGAGTCATACACTGGAAACCAAAGAGAAGACAGAATTAGTGTGTGCCCAGGAAGTAGAACAACCACTGTATGTGGTGTACTAATACATAAGTCTTAGTTTGGGTGTGTTCAGTTTCAAAATGGATGTTCAATACAGCTATTGGGAGAGATAAGTGGCCACAGTAGGCAGGTACATACACTAAACTAAATAACTACTTAGAGCTGGGTGGCTGTAAAACAGCGATGTTGACAACCAGCAGCTGAGAGAGATGAGCACGGGTTGCAGTTCAAACTCTCAATCCTACCTACCACCTGTGCAGCAACCTTCCTAACCCTTCCAACCCCTATAAACCCTCACAAAGTTTTCCTGAAATAAAGACACTATCTTCATGCTAAGTGCTAAAAAAACCAGGAGTTTACACAGTAAGTAAAAGCTGGTACTACTGTACTAATCAAACACAGCCCACAGATGCTtcttagtgatggctgttttggGATGTGTGGTGGTTACGGTTGCCAAGACAGGATGCACTCTTACCAAGGAGGAGAGCGAAACAAAGTCCTTTGGGGGCTCCAGTGGGTCCTGAGGCAGCAGGGAGTCGCAGGAGTCCGAGGCAGGGGAAAGGGGTCTGGGCTTGCAGGGGCTGGGGCGGCGTTGGCCCCAGGAGCTCATGCAAACCAGAGCCTCAGCAGCCTCCAGGTCTGTGTACTCCAGGTTGCAGCCTGGGGAGGACTGCTTACTGTCAAGTCTTCTCCTCTTCAGATAGGAGCCACACTGGTCCATCACTATCCCTTTTGCCTGGGGAGGAGAACAAATGGAGAAAAGGAAAGAACATTAGGTCTGATGATGACATCACGTAATAGAAGACTGGTGAGTTACCAGAAGGACGAATCACCACAAAAACTGGGAAATGTGTAAGGGAGATCCAATCAAGACCATACTGGTAGATATACATTAGCATACCAAGGGAAGCTTCCAAAATTACATCAAATGAACATCTGAAGAGTTTATTTTCTCACCAGTCACTGGCTTAATGCTCAAGCACCTGTTGCTTAGATGTTAGTCTCAGAGGGTAGATGGAGCAGGCTTGAGACTACACCCCATCTACCATAGGCAATGTGCCAATCCATCTCCCATTGTCATATTGACCAACTAGTGACACCCCCATGCACAGGGCATGTAAACCAGTGTTAACACTGCATCAGGAAGTGCCTTGTCTGCACTGACACTTATCAGTGGTCCTattgcagggttccccaacttgAAGCCCAGttggtgattttatttggccccccaagtaaTGAGcaaaaaataattatatatataaaattgtttaaaaaaaatctctttAAAGTATTCTTGcggtctacaaatgatttgtaattatgttccagccccctgaTCATCCGCTCAAGAAAAGAAATCGTCcgcgcggctgaatctagttgatgatccccgTCCCATGGCCACTCCCCAGATAAAATAATGTGACCAGCTTCACACAGTGAAAGAGTAGCCCACCAAGGCAAAACACGACTACTCTACTAGGCTTAAATGGTTA encodes the following:
- the LOC109903894 gene encoding Krueppel-like factor 11 isoform X1, translated to MPSRKCSEFEVSCGAKGIVMDQCGSYLKRRRLDSKQSSPGCNLEYTDLEAAEALVCMSSWGQRRPSPCKPRPLSPASDSCDSLLPQDPLEPPKDFVSLSSLCMTPPHSPSFAETSTTAIHTITSPLSRPSSSLSVRVCGVPQMPMASISGSPTNGKTPPPPPCRAMATSVIRHTADTHLCQHIPAPPTKQHRTSELMVCQQHTAKTEQSVTPPSVSFTPNPALLSSCKKEAVKTENEEPQAIHCKESHSRLHANTQPQNSLPTRLSPPPTSSPPIICQMFPVGNQSGMISAFIQGPVQTSRTPTSILPQSGPNGALQQPFLMSQAMPQGTVMLVLPQSQVSQAPHCSPQTVMTLGHTKLLPLAPAPVYVPTGPCGGTKIDFSRRRNYVCNFSGCRKTYFKSSHLKAHLRTHTGEKPFSCSWEGCDKKFARSDELSRHRRTHTGEKKFVCPVCDRRFMRSDHLTKHARRHMTTKKIPSWQAEVRSLNKMAFPKSPPSNPAPLSLSMLVPASI
- the LOC109903894 gene encoding Krueppel-like factor 11 isoform X2 — translated: MDQCGSYLKRRRLDSKQSSPGCNLEYTDLEAAEALVCMSSWGQRRPSPCKPRPLSPASDSCDSLLPQDPLEPPKDFVSLSSLCMTPPHSPSFAETSTTAIHTITSPLSRPSSSLSVRVCGVPQMPMASISGSPTNGKTPPPPPCRAMATSVIRHTADTHLCQHIPAPPTKQHRTSELMVCQQHTAKTEQSVTPPSVSFTPNPALLSSCKKEAVKTENEEPQAIHCKESHSRLHANTQPQNSLPTRLSPPPTSSPPIICQMFPVGNQSGMISAFIQGPVQTSRTPTSILPQSGPNGALQQPFLMSQAMPQGTVMLVLPQSQVSQAPHCSPQTVMTLGHTKLLPLAPAPVYVPTGPCGGTKIDFSRRRNYVCNFSGCRKTYFKSSHLKAHLRTHTGEKPFSCSWEGCDKKFARSDELSRHRRTHTGEKKFVCPVCDRRFMRSDHLTKHARRHMTTKKIPSWQAEVRSLNKMAFPKSPPSNPAPLSLSMLVPASI